The following proteins are encoded in a genomic region of Rattus rattus isolate New Zealand chromosome 2, Rrattus_CSIRO_v1, whole genome shotgun sequence:
- the Ctxnd1 gene encoding cortexin domain-containing 1, whose protein sequence is MEEPTPEPVYVDVDKGLTLACFVFLCLFLVVMIIRCAKVIMDPYSAIPTSTWEEQHLDD, encoded by the coding sequence ATGGAGGAACCTACTCCCGAGCCTGTCTATGTGGATGTGGACAAGGGGCTGACCTTGGCTTGCTTCgttttcctctgcctcttcctcgtAGTCATGATCATCCGCTGTGCCAAAGTCATCATGGACCCCTACAGTGCCATCCCCACGTCCACCTGGGAAGAGCAGCACCTGGATGACTGA